Proteins from a single region of Urocitellus parryii isolate mUroPar1 chromosome 4, mUroPar1.hap1, whole genome shotgun sequence:
- the Rhod gene encoding rho-related GTP-binding protein RhoD → MRAAQAEGEDPPPGARPVKVVLVGDGGCGKTSLLMVFAAGAFPESYTPTVFERYAISLQVKGKPVRLQIWDTAGQDDYDRLRPLFYPDASVLLLCFDVTSPNSFDNVFNRWYPEVTHFCKGVPIIVVGCKTDLRKDKALVNKLRKTGSEPVTYQRGLEMARSVGAVVYLECSARLDENVHEVFQEAAEVALSSPSRNFWRRITQSFCVVI, encoded by the exons ATGAGGGCGGCCcaggccgagggcgaggacccgCCGCCCGGCGCGCGGCCGGTCAAGGTGGTCCTGGTGGGCGACGGCGGCTGCGGGAAGACGTCGCTGCTGATGGTCTTCGCCGCTGGGGCCTTCCCGGAG AGCTACACCCCCACAGTGTTTGAGCGGTACGCCATCAGTCTGCAAGTGAAAGGCAAACCTGTTCGCCTCCAAATCTGGGATACAGCAG GACAAGATGACTATGACCGCCTACGGCCCCTCTTCTACCCTGATGCCAGTGTCCTGCTGCTCTGCTTTGATGTCACCAGCCCAAACAGCTTTGACAACGTCTTTAACCGG TGGTACCCGGAGGTGACGCACTTCTGCAAAGGAGTGCCTATCATCGTGGTGGGCTGCAAGACTGACCTGCGCAAGGACAAGGCTCTGGTGAATAAGCTGCGGAAAACGGGGTCAGAGCCTGTGACCTACCAAAGG GGCCTGGAGATGGCGAGGTCcgtgggtgcagtggtgtacctTGAGTGCTCTGCTCGGCTGGATGAGAACGTCCACGAGGTCTTCCAGGAGGCAGCTGAGGTGGCTCTCAGCAGCCCAAGTCGCAACTTCTGGCGGAGGATTACCCAGAGTTTTTGCGTGGTGATCTGA